One region of Priestia megaterium genomic DNA includes:
- a CDS encoding thiazole biosynthesis adenylyltransferase ThiF, whose protein sequence is MINRYSRQELFQPIGKGGQQQIQEKHVLIVGAGALGTGNAEALARAGVKKITLIDRDYVEWSNLQRQQLYSEKDADKRIPKAVAAKKRLHDINHDVKVEAHVADGTPQVLEQLVEGVDVMIDATDNFDTRLVMNDLSQKYDIPWIYGACVGSYGISYTIIPSETPCLSCLLESVPLGGLTCDTVGIISPAVQMVVAHQVTEVLKILVGDWNALRRELVSFDVWKNEYTSINVNVFRKSACRSCGSEQTYPFLQYENQTKTAVLCGRNTVQIRPGKSAKQPLQSLGERLKEKGYKIEQNPYLLSFYVDDYRLVMFQDGRVFVHGTNDIVEAKSLYHRYIG, encoded by the coding sequence TTGATTAATCGTTATTCCCGCCAAGAATTGTTTCAACCTATTGGAAAAGGCGGACAGCAGCAAATTCAAGAAAAGCATGTTCTGATTGTAGGAGCAGGTGCTCTTGGAACAGGGAACGCCGAGGCCCTTGCACGAGCGGGAGTAAAGAAAATAACGCTCATTGACCGCGATTATGTAGAGTGGAGTAACCTTCAGCGTCAGCAATTGTATAGTGAAAAAGATGCTGATAAAAGAATCCCAAAAGCAGTTGCCGCTAAAAAAAGGCTTCACGATATTAATCATGATGTAAAAGTAGAAGCCCACGTAGCGGACGGTACCCCTCAAGTTTTAGAACAGCTTGTTGAGGGGGTAGATGTTATGATTGATGCAACCGATAATTTTGACACACGCCTTGTAATGAATGATTTATCACAAAAATATGATATTCCTTGGATTTACGGAGCATGTGTAGGAAGTTACGGAATTAGTTATACTATCATACCAAGTGAAACACCGTGTTTATCCTGTTTGCTTGAATCTGTACCGCTTGGAGGGTTAACATGTGATACAGTGGGGATTATTAGTCCTGCTGTACAAATGGTAGTCGCTCATCAAGTAACAGAGGTGTTAAAAATATTAGTTGGAGACTGGAATGCGCTCAGGAGGGAACTTGTTTCGTTTGACGTATGGAAAAATGAGTATACGAGCATCAATGTGAACGTATTTCGCAAATCTGCTTGCCGCTCATGCGGCAGTGAACAAACGTATCCCTTTTTACAATATGAAAATCAAACGAAAACAGCTGTGCTATGCGGAAGAAACACGGTACAAATCCGTCCGGGCAAATCAGCCAAGCAGCCGCTGCAGTCTTTAGGTGAACGATTAAAAGAAAAAGGATATAAAATTGAACAAAATCCGTATCTGCTTTCTTTTTATGTAGATGATTACCGTTTAGTGATGTTTCAAGACGGGCGCGTCTTTGTCCATGGAACAAACGATATAGTAGAAGCAAAGTCACTTTATCATCGGTATATTGGGTAA
- a CDS encoding thiamine phosphate synthase: protein MDIPKFHVITTDKQPIEELQKILTAIAPFAGAIHIREKKKTAKQIQCLLESLPFCRSKIIVNDRVDVAHALKAKGVQLAYHSLDVSFVIDAFPSLIVGKSVHSVEEALEAEKDGAHYILYGHIYSTHSKKELKSRGIAALKEVVDAVQIPVIAIGGITPVNAKEVLQTGAHGIAVMSGVMLAQDPLKAIKQYSHIWTSGGGENEAAL, encoded by the coding sequence GTGGATATTCCTAAATTTCATGTCATTACAACAGATAAGCAGCCAATCGAAGAGCTTCAAAAAATTTTAACGGCTATCGCGCCTTTTGCGGGCGCCATTCATATTAGAGAAAAAAAGAAAACGGCAAAGCAGATTCAATGTTTACTAGAAAGCCTACCATTTTGTCGCTCTAAAATTATTGTGAATGACCGAGTTGATGTAGCGCATGCTTTAAAAGCAAAAGGTGTACAGCTTGCCTATCATAGTTTAGACGTTTCGTTTGTTATAGACGCATTTCCTTCTCTTATTGTTGGAAAGTCAGTTCACTCTGTGGAAGAGGCTTTAGAAGCTGAAAAAGATGGTGCTCACTACATTTTATACGGACATATTTATTCAACACATTCAAAAAAAGAATTAAAAAGTCGAGGGATAGCGGCACTAAAAGAAGTAGTAGACGCTGTGCAGATACCGGTTATTGCCATTGGAGGAATTACACCTGTAAATGCCAAAGAGGTACTTCAAACAGGAGCACACGGTATAGCCGTGATGTCTGGTGTCATGCTTGCGCAAGATCCCCTGAAAGCGATTAAACAATATTCTCATATATGGACATCTGGAGGTGGAGAAAATGAAGCAGCATTATGA
- a CDS encoding amino acid ABC transporter permease, with protein sequence MFLLNNIFPDGERLNQLISIAQSSLLPMLKGAIQYSIPLTLITFVLGIILAVLTALARLSSIKVLNIIARIYVSIIRGTPLLVQLFIIFYGLPNLDITIDPFISAIIGFSLSVGAYASEIIRAAIQSIPKGQWEAGYSLGMTYSQALRRIILPQAARVSIPPLSNSFISLIKDTSLASLILVSEMFRKAQEIASTNYEFLLLYSEAALLYWIMCTILSIIQGRIEIRLDRYVSK encoded by the coding sequence ATGTTTCTCCTAAATAATATTTTTCCTGATGGAGAGCGATTGAATCAATTGATTTCAATCGCTCAATCATCTCTCTTACCAATGCTAAAGGGAGCTATTCAATATTCTATTCCACTAACATTAATCACGTTTGTACTCGGTATCATTTTAGCTGTCTTAACAGCCTTGGCTCGTTTATCATCTATAAAAGTTTTAAATATAATTGCGCGCATCTATGTATCGATTATTCGAGGTACACCGCTGCTTGTGCAATTATTTATTATTTTCTACGGCTTACCCAATTTAGATATAACAATTGACCCATTTATCTCTGCTATTATTGGATTTTCATTAAGTGTAGGTGCGTATGCATCTGAAATTATCCGAGCAGCGATTCAATCTATTCCTAAAGGACAGTGGGAAGCTGGCTACTCACTTGGTATGACCTATTCCCAAGCGTTAAGACGGATTATTTTACCGCAAGCAGCACGTGTATCGATTCCGCCATTATCTAACTCTTTTATTAGCCTTATTAAAGATACGTCACTTGCATCGCTTATTCTTGTTTCTGAGATGTTCCGTAAAGCTCAAGAAATTGCTTCGACTAACTATGAATTTTTACTTCTTTATAGTGAAGCAGCGCTCTTGTACTGGATTATGTGTACAATCTTATCCATTATCCAAGGACGCATTGAAATAAGACTAGATCGTTACGTATCTAAATAA
- a CDS encoding thiazole synthase, producing MLKIGQYTFNSRLLLGTGKFPDFTTQRQAVEESETEILTFAVRRMDIFDQNQPNLLEALDVKRFTLLPNTAGAKNAEEAVRIAKLAKASGLCDMVKVEVIGCDKTLLPDPVETLKASEELLKEGFTVLPYTSDDVLLARRLEELGVHAIMPGASPIGSGQGIINPLNMRFIIEQSTVPVIVDAGIGTASDAAQAMELGADGVLLNTAVSGAKDPVKMARAMKLAIEAGRAAFEAGRIEKKQYATASSPTEGMSIG from the coding sequence ATGTTAAAAATTGGACAATATACATTTAATTCACGTTTATTATTAGGAACAGGGAAATTTCCGGACTTTACGACTCAGCGTCAAGCGGTAGAAGAGTCGGAAACAGAAATTTTAACATTTGCTGTTAGACGAATGGATATTTTTGATCAAAATCAGCCTAATTTATTAGAAGCACTTGATGTGAAGCGTTTCACTCTTTTGCCTAACACTGCTGGAGCAAAAAATGCAGAAGAGGCCGTACGTATTGCTAAATTAGCAAAGGCTTCTGGACTTTGTGACATGGTGAAAGTAGAAGTAATTGGATGTGATAAGACGCTGCTTCCTGATCCAGTTGAAACATTAAAAGCTAGTGAAGAACTGTTAAAAGAGGGCTTTACCGTTTTACCTTACACATCAGATGATGTTTTACTTGCGCGTCGTTTAGAGGAGTTAGGCGTACATGCCATTATGCCAGGAGCGTCGCCTATCGGTTCAGGTCAAGGTATTATTAATCCGTTGAACATGCGTTTTATCATTGAACAATCAACCGTTCCAGTAATTGTAGATGCAGGTATTGGAACGGCTTCAGACGCAGCTCAAGCTATGGAGCTAGGAGCAGATGGTGTGTTATTAAATACAGCTGTTTCAGGAGCAAAAGATCCTGTGAAAATGGCTCGTGCTATGAAGCTAGCGATTGAGGCAGGAAGAGCAGCATTTGAAGCAGGACGTATTGAAAAGAAACAATATGCAACGGCAAGCAGTCCAACAGAAGGGATGAGTATCGGTTGA
- the gpmA gene encoding 2,3-diphosphoglycerate-dependent phosphoglycerate mutase, translating to MIKLVLIRHGQSVWNLENKFTGWTDVDLSKNGLQEAREAGKVLKKNEYAFDIAYTSVLKRSIRTLWIVLHQMDFMWIPVYKSWRLNERHYGALQGLNKEETAKKFGEEQVHLWRRSMDERPPALETTDIRYEASNPKYKELAKGQFPVTENLADTEKRVLEYWNKTIAPSIKAGKKVIISAHGNTIRALMQYLDNISPDGIANLNIPTSVPLVYELDDNLKPIRHYYLGIDGEIPTHIPSS from the coding sequence ATGATAAAACTTGTGTTGATTAGGCATGGACAAAGCGTATGGAACCTTGAAAATAAATTTACAGGCTGGACGGATGTAGACCTTTCTAAAAATGGATTGCAAGAAGCGCGAGAAGCCGGAAAAGTGCTAAAAAAAAACGAATATGCTTTTGATATCGCCTATACTTCTGTTTTAAAACGATCCATTCGTACTCTATGGATTGTCTTACATCAAATGGACTTCATGTGGATTCCTGTATATAAATCTTGGAGACTGAATGAACGACACTACGGGGCTCTTCAAGGTTTGAACAAAGAAGAAACCGCAAAAAAATTTGGAGAAGAGCAGGTGCATTTGTGGAGAAGGTCGATGGACGAACGCCCTCCTGCTTTAGAGACAACAGATATTCGCTATGAAGCTTCCAACCCTAAGTATAAGGAATTAGCCAAGGGACAATTTCCTGTAACGGAAAACTTAGCCGATACAGAAAAGCGGGTTCTAGAATATTGGAACAAAACTATTGCTCCTTCTATTAAAGCTGGCAAAAAGGTTATTATTTCCGCTCACGGTAATACGATTAGAGCTCTGATGCAGTATTTGGATAACATTTCACCTGATGGCATTGCGAACTTGAATATTCCCACAAGCGTACCGCTTGTGTATGAGCTTGATGATAATTTAAAGCCCATTAGACATTATTATTTAGGCATCGATGGAGAAATTCCGACACATATTCCTTCTTCATAA
- a CDS encoding fluoride efflux transporter FluC, which produces MKAINLISIAFGAIAGTYARYLLNLSLLYTGYPIGTVIENLLGSFILGLLTGFFAWKKPKEWIKLGLGVGVCGGFTTYSTFAGDVISLTQHHLFWGAIYVIVSLVGGILLALAGYLCGEAAGKNLVKVHEVK; this is translated from the coding sequence ATGAAAGCCATAAACTTAATCTCAATTGCCTTTGGTGCTATCGCTGGTACATATGCGCGTTATTTGCTAAATCTTTCCTTATTATATACGGGCTATCCAATAGGAACGGTAATTGAAAACCTATTAGGAAGCTTCATACTAGGCCTATTAACAGGATTTTTTGCGTGGAAAAAGCCAAAAGAATGGATAAAGCTTGGACTAGGAGTTGGCGTGTGCGGCGGTTTTACAACGTATTCAACCTTTGCAGGAGACGTCATTTCTCTCACTCAGCACCATTTATTTTGGGGAGCCATTTATGTCATTGTCTCTTTAGTAGGTGGAATCCTTCTTGCTTTAGCAGGCTATCTATGCGGTGAAGCGGCAGGGAAAAATTTAGTGAAAGTACATGAGGTGAAGTAA
- the thiO gene encoding glycine oxidase ThiO, with the protein MKQHYDVLLIGGGIISSSIAYHLSKQGASVAILERNQVGCEASSAAAGILGAQAEIDEEGPLLDLAIKSRSMFPELVKELKEKTAIDVELIQKGLLKVAVTEEDAHVLKKKAAQHHRWDKDVRWIDVKEARLLEPGLSPDIYGAITIPGDGQLAPAKLTQALAHGALYHGADVFEYCDVHSLIMENETVKGVQTSKGSFYGEKVVIAAGSWAKRFISSEHLGEVFPVKGECIALQSYKPLLSKTIFLDEGFYLVPKTGGRIVIGATKLQHDFTKTVSAQGIQFLLNKASALLPAIKEATFEKAWAGLRPQTNDGWPYLGEHPEIANLHMAFGHYRNGILLSAATGKIMADALLGKKPNHSFFTSFQLTRAMEGVH; encoded by the coding sequence ATGAAGCAGCATTATGATGTACTGTTAATCGGAGGAGGTATAATCAGCTCTTCTATCGCTTATCATTTGTCAAAACAAGGAGCGTCAGTAGCTATTCTTGAACGCAATCAAGTTGGTTGTGAAGCTTCAAGTGCAGCCGCTGGTATTTTAGGTGCTCAAGCTGAAATTGATGAAGAAGGTCCTCTTTTAGACCTTGCTATTAAGAGCAGAAGCATGTTTCCTGAACTGGTGAAGGAACTAAAAGAAAAAACGGCTATCGACGTAGAGCTCATTCAAAAAGGCTTATTAAAAGTCGCTGTAACAGAAGAAGATGCACACGTATTAAAGAAAAAAGCCGCTCAGCACCACCGGTGGGACAAAGATGTAAGATGGATCGATGTAAAAGAAGCGCGTTTGTTAGAACCCGGGCTCTCTCCAGACATATACGGAGCCATTACAATACCGGGAGACGGCCAGCTAGCTCCGGCTAAGTTAACACAAGCTCTTGCTCATGGAGCCTTGTATCACGGAGCAGATGTATTCGAATACTGTGACGTTCACTCTCTGATTATGGAAAATGAAACAGTAAAAGGGGTACAGACGTCCAAAGGCTCTTTTTATGGAGAAAAAGTAGTGATTGCAGCAGGCTCATGGGCTAAACGCTTTATTTCTTCTGAACATTTAGGCGAGGTGTTTCCTGTAAAAGGAGAGTGTATTGCTCTGCAAAGTTATAAGCCCCTGCTTTCTAAAACGATTTTTTTAGATGAAGGTTTTTACTTAGTCCCTAAGACTGGTGGAAGAATCGTAATCGGGGCAACTAAGCTGCAGCATGATTTTACTAAGACCGTTTCTGCACAAGGTATTCAATTTTTGCTGAATAAAGCTTCTGCGCTTCTGCCGGCCATTAAAGAAGCCACATTTGAAAAAGCATGGGCTGGTCTTCGTCCACAAACAAATGATGGCTGGCCTTATTTAGGAGAGCACCCTGAAATAGCGAATCTGCACATGGCTTTTGGCCACTACCGAAACGGTATTTTATTAAGCGCTGCAACTGGAAAAATTATGGCTGATGCTTTGTTAGGGAAAAAGCCAAATCATTCATTCTTTACATCATTTCAGCTAACGAGAGCAATGGAGGGAGTTCATTGA
- the crcB gene encoding fluoride efflux transporter CrcB gives MSIVSLALGGAAGGICRYLLGLKVTKTVSNPPFPVSMLFVNLLGAFGLGLFYGSYYGKVPSHAYDDSIFLMIGIGFFGAFTTFSTFSVETVQLIREKSYRKMLAYVGISAFGTVGLFTVGLLAGTFLL, from the coding sequence ATGAGCATAGTGAGCTTGGCACTTGGCGGGGCAGCTGGAGGAATATGCCGTTATCTTTTGGGTTTAAAAGTTACAAAAACAGTTTCAAACCCTCCTTTTCCAGTCTCAATGCTGTTTGTAAACTTGCTCGGTGCGTTTGGGCTTGGTCTTTTTTACGGTAGTTATTATGGAAAGGTTCCGAGTCATGCTTATGATGATTCAATATTTTTAATGATTGGCATTGGGTTTTTTGGTGCCTTTACCACTTTTTCAACGTTTAGTGTGGAAACCGTACAGTTAATTCGGGAAAAATCTTATCGGAAAATGTTGGCGTACGTGGGGATTTCAGCATTTGGAACAGTTGGTTTATTTACAGTCGGTTTACTGGCAGGAACGTTTTTATTATAA
- the thiD gene encoding bifunctional hydroxymethylpyrimidine kinase/phosphomethylpyrimidine kinase, with the protein MTVPKALTIAGSDSGGGAGIQADLKTFQERDVFGMSVITAVTAQNTVGVQGVYPLEVEAVETQLDSIATDLFPNAVKTGMLFSADIIYAVARKIKQHGLQNVVVDPVMIAKGGQSLLQREAIQALKELLPLCEVITPNIPEAEVITGKEIHTIEDRKEAAKQMHELGVKHVVIKGGHDQSHQDMIDLVYDGHTYVEIKHEKMNTKHTHGTGCTFAACVTAELAKGKSVVEAVQTASDFVHYAIKHTLELGSGHGPTNHWAYRKYFRSNI; encoded by the coding sequence ATGACAGTACCAAAAGCATTAACCATTGCTGGATCAGACAGCGGTGGAGGAGCAGGCATTCAAGCAGATTTAAAAACATTTCAAGAGCGTGACGTTTTTGGCATGTCTGTTATTACAGCTGTGACTGCACAAAATACAGTTGGCGTTCAAGGAGTTTATCCTTTAGAAGTAGAAGCAGTTGAAACGCAGTTAGATTCAATTGCGACTGACTTATTTCCTAATGCAGTGAAGACAGGTATGTTGTTCAGTGCTGATATTATTTACGCAGTGGCTCGTAAAATCAAACAGCACGGACTGCAAAATGTTGTAGTTGATCCCGTTATGATTGCAAAAGGCGGTCAATCTCTTCTTCAAAGAGAAGCTATACAGGCTCTAAAAGAATTATTGCCCCTTTGTGAAGTCATTACGCCGAACATACCGGAGGCGGAAGTCATCACGGGGAAAGAAATTCACACGATTGAAGACAGAAAAGAAGCGGCAAAACAGATGCATGAGCTAGGTGTAAAGCACGTGGTAATTAAAGGCGGACATGACCAATCTCATCAGGATATGATTGATCTAGTGTATGATGGTCATACGTATGTTGAAATCAAGCATGAAAAGATGAATACAAAGCATACACACGGGACGGGATGCACGTTTGCTGCTTGCGTCACGGCTGAACTAGCGAAAGGCAAAAGCGTAGTTGAAGCAGTTCAAACCGCTTCGGATTTTGTTCACTATGCGATTAAGCATACGCTTGAACTTGGTTCGGGACACGGTCCTACTAATCATTGGGCGTATAGAAAATACTTTCGTTCAAATATATAA
- a CDS encoding amino acid ABC transporter ATP-binding protein: MINIKNLHKSFGDLQVLKGIDLEVEQGKVIVLIGPSGSGKTTFLRCLNLLEIPTDGTIELDKKSMNFNKPVRKKDITSFRSLTGMVFQNYNLFPHKSALENVMEGPVIVKGVSTQEAEKRGKELLTRVGLGDKLDFYPFQLSGGQQQRVGIARAMAMDPKVMLFDEPTSALDPELVGDVLQAMKDLAKEGMTMVVVTHEMRFAREVADEVIFMDQGVIMERGTPDQIFSNPQQERTRQFLNMIH, encoded by the coding sequence ATGATTAATATCAAAAATTTGCATAAATCATTCGGTGATTTGCAAGTATTAAAAGGGATTGATTTAGAAGTTGAACAGGGCAAGGTAATTGTATTAATTGGTCCTTCTGGATCGGGTAAAACTACTTTTTTACGTTGCTTAAATCTTTTAGAAATCCCAACAGACGGCACGATTGAACTTGATAAAAAAAGCATGAATTTCAACAAACCTGTTCGTAAAAAAGACATTACTTCATTTCGAAGCCTAACAGGTATGGTCTTTCAAAACTATAACTTATTTCCTCATAAAAGTGCGCTTGAAAATGTTATGGAAGGTCCTGTAATTGTAAAAGGCGTTTCTACTCAAGAGGCAGAAAAAAGAGGTAAAGAATTGTTAACACGCGTTGGCTTAGGCGATAAGCTCGACTTTTACCCTTTCCAGCTGTCTGGCGGACAACAACAGCGTGTTGGCATCGCCAGAGCAATGGCGATGGACCCAAAAGTTATGCTATTTGATGAGCCTACTTCAGCTCTTGACCCTGAGCTTGTAGGAGACGTTCTTCAAGCGATGAAAGACCTGGCAAAAGAAGGAATGACGATGGTGGTGGTAACTCATGAAATGCGCTTTGCCCGTGAAGTAGCAGATGAAGTTATTTTTATGGATCAAGGTGTCATTATGGAAAGAGGTACACCGGATCAAATATTTTCAAATCCTCAACAAGAGCGGACACGTCAATTCTTGAATATGATTCATTAA
- a CDS encoding nucleoside hydrolase, whose protein sequence is MSTNIYFNHDAGIDDLVSLFLLLQMDDVKVTGVSVIPADGYLEPGISASQKIIDRFGSYDIEVAKSTSRGMNPFPKEWRMHTFYVDALPILNEKGKVQTKISQLPAHDHLIETLQHTDGKTTLLFTGPLTDLARALEKAPEIEEKIDKLVWMGGTFQEVGNVQEPEHDGTAEWNAFWDPEAVARVWESSIKIEMVALESTNQVPLTPAIRQMWASLRRYEGVDFVGQCYAACPPLVHVETNSTYYLWDVLTTAFTGNSTLVKVKTVSSIVYTETPRQGRTEISEEGRPVDVVYDVTAEAFFTYITDLMKKAVAK, encoded by the coding sequence ATGAGCACAAACATATATTTTAACCATGATGCAGGGATTGATGATTTAGTATCCCTTTTTTTACTGCTGCAAATGGATGATGTAAAGGTAACGGGGGTATCTGTCATTCCTGCTGACGGATACTTAGAGCCAGGTATCAGCGCAAGCCAAAAAATTATTGATCGTTTTGGAAGTTATGATATCGAGGTAGCCAAATCTACTTCACGTGGTATGAACCCATTTCCAAAAGAATGGCGCATGCATACGTTTTATGTAGATGCACTGCCAATTTTAAATGAAAAAGGGAAAGTGCAAACAAAAATAAGTCAGCTGCCTGCTCATGATCATTTAATTGAAACATTGCAGCACACAGACGGAAAAACGACTTTATTATTTACAGGACCGCTAACTGATTTGGCAAGAGCACTTGAAAAAGCGCCTGAAATAGAAGAGAAAATTGATAAGTTAGTGTGGATGGGCGGTACATTTCAAGAAGTAGGAAATGTGCAGGAGCCTGAACATGATGGAACGGCGGAATGGAATGCTTTTTGGGATCCAGAAGCAGTAGCAAGAGTATGGGAAAGCAGCATTAAAATTGAGATGGTTGCTTTAGAAAGCACGAATCAAGTTCCATTAACGCCGGCTATTCGCCAAATGTGGGCTTCACTTCGCAGGTATGAAGGAGTAGACTTTGTAGGGCAGTGCTACGCGGCTTGCCCGCCGCTTGTGCATGTTGAAACCAATTCGACTTATTATTTGTGGGACGTACTCACAACAGCATTTACAGGGAATTCAACACTTGTGAAGGTAAAAACCGTTTCGAGTATTGTGTATACAGAAACACCAAGACAAGGAAGAACAGAAATTTCTGAAGAGGGACGACCTGTAGACGTCGTGTATGACGTCACAGCTGAAGCATTCTTTACGTACATTACAGATTTAATGAAAAAAGCAGTAGCCAAATAA
- the thiS gene encoding sulfur carrier protein ThiS, whose product MNLIINGKTVTVGDEIETVEHLLQAQSLHERVVIVELNKNILQKEEHSDACLKDGDTLEVVSFVGGG is encoded by the coding sequence TTGAATCTAATTATTAACGGTAAGACCGTCACTGTCGGAGATGAAATTGAAACGGTCGAGCACTTGCTGCAGGCTCAGAGTCTGCATGAGCGAGTTGTAATTGTTGAATTAAACAAGAATATTTTGCAAAAAGAAGAACATAGCGATGCATGCTTAAAAGATGGAGATACATTAGAAGTTGTTTCATTTGTTGGAGGAGGATGA
- a CDS encoding amino acid ABC transporter substrate-binding protein, which translates to MKKFAALLSLLLAFTVVLAACGSSSKNEANNGDNKSSQEDLYNKVKKDGVLTIGTEGTYPPFTFHDDKQKLTGFDVELAQEVAKRLGVKAEFKETQWDGMFAGLDAKRFDMIANEVGIREDRQKKYDFSDPYIQSGAVLIVRKDEKDIKSFKDLKGKKSAQSLTSNYKDMAQSYGANITSAEGFAQAVELMSANRVDATINDKLSFLDYKKKHPNAPIKIADEKSDGAASGFMFRKDSGKLVDEVNKALKDMKKDGTYAKISKKWFGEDVSPK; encoded by the coding sequence ATGAAGAAATTTGCTGCACTTTTGTCGCTACTATTAGCTTTCACAGTTGTGCTTGCCGCATGCGGTTCTAGCTCAAAAAATGAAGCAAACAATGGAGACAATAAATCTTCACAAGAGGATTTATATAATAAAGTGAAAAAAGATGGCGTATTAACAATTGGAACTGAAGGTACATACCCTCCGTTCACTTTTCATGATGACAAACAAAAGCTAACTGGGTTTGATGTAGAATTGGCTCAAGAAGTAGCTAAACGTCTTGGCGTAAAAGCTGAGTTCAAAGAAACACAGTGGGATGGCATGTTTGCCGGATTAGATGCTAAACGCTTTGACATGATTGCTAATGAAGTGGGTATTCGTGAAGATCGTCAAAAGAAATACGATTTCTCTGACCCATACATCCAGTCAGGCGCCGTATTAATTGTTCGTAAAGACGAAAAAGATATCAAATCATTTAAAGATTTAAAAGGAAAAAAATCAGCACAGTCATTAACAAGTAACTACAAAGACATGGCTCAATCTTATGGTGCAAACATTACGAGTGCTGAAGGTTTTGCTCAAGCAGTAGAACTAATGAGCGCAAACCGTGTTGATGCTACAATCAACGATAAATTATCGTTCCTTGACTATAAGAAAAAGCACCCTAACGCACCTATCAAAATCGCGGATGAAAAATCCGATGGTGCTGCAAGCGGCTTTATGTTTAGAAAAGACAGCGGTAAGTTAGTGGATGAAGTAAACAAAGCATTGAAAGATATGAAAAAAGACGGAACATACGCAAAAATTTCTAAGAAATGGTTTGGCGAAGATGTTTCTCCTAAATAA
- a CDS encoding NAD(P)-dependent oxidoreductase: protein MKILLLGSTGRVGQSLLKMMLKDENDVTVLVRDRNKLKISHPNLHILQGDVLDQENISFALKHQDIVVSALNTDGAETISKSIPLIINSMKHYGVHRILTIGTAGILQSRTEPEKYRFQSNESKRKTTRAAEDHLKGYLHLKESDLNWTVICPTYLPDGEVTGTYRVEKDILPADAVKISTGDTAHFTYHEIWAQKFPKCRVGIAY from the coding sequence ATGAAAATTTTACTATTAGGCTCAACAGGACGAGTTGGACAGTCTTTATTAAAAATGATGCTAAAAGATGAAAACGACGTTACGGTACTTGTTAGAGACCGCAATAAGCTAAAGATTAGTCATCCAAACCTACATATCTTACAAGGCGATGTCCTTGATCAAGAAAATATCAGCTTTGCCCTCAAGCACCAAGATATCGTAGTCAGCGCGTTAAATACAGATGGTGCAGAGACCATTTCAAAAAGTATTCCGCTTATTATAAACAGCATGAAGCATTACGGCGTTCATCGTATTCTTACTATCGGAACTGCAGGTATTTTACAGTCACGAACAGAACCGGAAAAGTATCGTTTTCAATCAAATGAATCGAAGCGTAAAACGACCAGAGCAGCAGAAGATCATTTAAAAGGATACTTACACTTGAAGGAAAGTGACCTAAACTGGACCGTTATATGCCCAACCTACTTGCCTGATGGTGAAGTAACAGGCACATACCGAGTGGAAAAAGATATTTTGCCAGCAGATGCCGTTAAAATTTCAACGGGAGATACCGCTCACTTTACCTACCATGAAATATGGGCTCAAAAATTCCCAAAATGCCGCGTTGGAATTGCTTATTGA